TTGCTTCCGGTTGAATATTTCATGGTAACCTTCACACTTCCCTATGAATTGAGAGAGCTTGCATACTGGCATCAGAAGATAGTGTTCAGTCTCTTCTTTTTATGTGTATCCAGTACACTGAAGGATTTTGGTCTAAAGCCCAAAAACCTTGGCGCAGAAATTGGCATGACCATGGTGCTTCATACCCATTCCAGAAGACTTGATTATCATCCCCACCTGCATGTGGTGATTCCGGGTGGGGGAATAGACAAACTAAGGAAGCAATGGAAGAAAATAAAAGGGAAGTATCTTTTCAATGATAAAGCCCTTGCAAAGGTTTTTCGTGCCCGCTTCCTTGATGCTCTGAACAAAGAAGGTCTGACGGTACCGACAGGAATCCGGTCGAAATGGGTGGTGCAATGCAAAGGAGTTGGAAAGGGACTTCCCGCCATCAAATATCTCTCACGTTATCTCTACCGGGGTGTGATATCAGAAAAAAATATCATTTCCAGCAAAGATGGGATGGTAACCTTCCGGTACACCGAAAACACAGGTAAAATTCGATACAGGACGCTGAAGGGCGAGGATTTTCTTCGTCTTATCCTTAAGCATGTCCTGCCCAAGGGCTTTCGAAGGATCAGGGACTATGGATTTCTTCATAGCAAAGCCAAAAAGCTGCTTTCACTCGTTCAATATGTCCTGCGTGTCCAGCTTGAGAGTATAACTCCTGTCCCAAGAGCTTCTTTCAGCTGTCCTCGCTGCAAGGCTCCCATGGAGGTTCTGTTTTTCCTTCTGAGACCCGGATGAAAAGGACTCTTTGGCTATCACCAGGCATCAACTGAATAGCGGAGGTGGCAAAGCTATGAAAATACAGTGCTTTTTTGGAGCCTTGTAAAAGGCTTTGCCCCTCTGCGTCCTCAAAAAATTCTTCCTTCCAGACTACCTCCGGATACACCGCTTCCAAAAAATGCTATTTTCTTATAATAGAAACCTGTCGGGGATGCCGCTACGGGCTGGTTC
This window of the Desulfobotulus mexicanus genome carries:
- a CDS encoding IS91 family transposase: MKITDIIDEYYEPFVAKYKDTLLPGQMKALHAMRGCRSGSCGEIFIQCTDCGHQEWRPLSCGHRNCPQCQHHEASQWIERQQEKLLPVEYFMVTFTLPYELRELAYWHQKIVFSLFFLCVSSTLKDFGLKPKNLGAEIGMTMVLHTHSRRLDYHPHLHVVIPGGGIDKLRKQWKKIKGKYLFNDKALAKVFRARFLDALNKEGLTVPTGIRSKWVVQCKGVGKGLPAIKYLSRYLYRGVISEKNIISSKDGMVTFRYTENTGKIRYRTLKGEDFLRLILKHVLPKGFRRIRDYGFLHSKAKKLLSLVQYVLRVQLESITPVPRASFSCPRCKAPMEVLFFLLRPG